CTTGAGCCTCAGTCAGCAGCTTGGCCGAATACGTACCAATGCCCGTACCGCCACGTTTGCCTTTGGTCACAAACTTGGAGAAAAACACATCCCGTATTTCGATCGGGACCATTCCTTCATTGGTGATGAAAATACACAGCATGTCACCCTTTTTCAGTTTGACGCTCACCAGGCCTTTCTCAGGCGCGGCCTCGCAAGCATTCTTGAGCAGATTCTGAAAAATCGACCAGGTGAGCATGGCATCACCGAATGCACGTGCCGGCTCCGTGCCTGCGGCTTCGTCTGCTTCCACGGAAATGGTCAATTGCTTGTGTTTGAATGCCGTACGTACAAGATGTACGACTCGCTGCAAAATATCTTCGACCTCAATCGGCTTGGCCTCCAGTACAAACCGGCCGGTTTCAATTTTGTACAATTCGGACGAAAGATTGATCATGCCAAGTAATTGCAAGCTCGTTTCCTCGGCCTCACGTAACTGATCAACCTGATAACGATTCATTTGCTTCATGGAATCTGTGGCAATCAGGTTTTGCAGCAGGCCGATTACACCGGCCAGGCCGCCTTTGAGGTCGTGACGCATGACATGTTCTACATCGTCACGCAGTCTGGCTGCCTCCAGCATGCTGTCATAACCCGCCTGGAGAGAGCGGTGCAGCGTCACGTAGCGCATGAAATTGCGGATGCGCAATGTCAGCTGGTCAGGATCGATGGGCTTGGTCACAAAATCAACTGCACCCAACTCTAGGCCGGCATGCCTGTCTTTGTCTTGTGCCAGGGCAGTGACAAAAATCACCGGAATACTCTGCGAGCCCGGGTGCTCGCGCATGCGTCGGGCGACTTCAAAGCCATCCATTTCCGGCATCATTACGTCGAGTAAAACCAGGTCGGGCGGCGTGGCTGAATGGCAAATTTCAAGCGCCTTTTCACCGTTAAGGGCAATGCGGATGCGGTATTCATCCTTGAGCAACTCCGCCAATACCTGAAGATTATCCGGCGTGTCATCCACCACCAGTACCGTGGGTTTCTCGGGTTGGGCAACCGGCTCATCGGTTGCCGTCTTTGCCAGCATTTCTTTCATTGCCGCGAGCGCTTTCGGCGGACGCGGTT
This genomic interval from Silvimonas soli contains the following:
- a CDS encoding ATP-binding response regulator, whose protein sequence is MQKFKDLVVLVVDDFEPMRKVTTTQLRQLGLDQVITASNGAEALRLLRRHRVDVILSDWNMPVMTGFELLCEVRNDESLCRLPFVMITAESDRRHLEQAIANGVSDLLVKPYSPDRLEASINRAINWKPRPPKALAAMKEMLAKTATDEPVAQPEKPTVLVVDDTPDNLQVLAELLKDEYRIRIALNGEKALEICHSATPPDLVLLDVMMPEMDGFEVARRMREHPGSQSIPVIFVTALAQDKDRHAGLELGAVDFVTKPIDPDQLTLRIRNFMRYVTLHRSLQAGYDSMLEAARLRDDVEHVMRHDLKGGLAGVIGLLQNLIATDSMKQMNRYQVDQLREAEETSLQLLGMINLSSELYKIETGRFVLEAKPIEVEDILQRVVHLVRTAFKHKQLTISVEADEAAGTEPARAFGDAMLTWSIFQNLLKNACEAAPEKGLVSVKLKKGDMLCIFITNEGMVPIEIRDVFFSKFVTKGKRGGTGIGTYSAKLLTEAQGGQIAFAVSTENATTTLSIQLPLIPADYVESSTETGAERLA